A stretch of the Dehalococcoidales bacterium genome encodes the following:
- the hisF gene encoding imidazole glycerol phosphate synthase subunit HisF, with protein sequence MLTRRIIPCLDVTDGRVVKGTSFVEHRDAGDPVELARHYYEEGADELVFLDITATPEERNTMVNVVERVAEQVFMPLTVGGGLRGIDDMRRMLMAGADKVAIESAAVLNPGLITEGARKFGSQCIVVSIDAKRVAGSSPPRWEVYVYSGQRPTGKDAVDWARKAVQLGAGEILLNSMDADGTQAGYDLELLRTVSELVTVPVVASGGAGTPEDLYQALVLGRADAVLAASIFHYGMYSIRDTKEYLAERGIPVRLHKGLKNSG encoded by the coding sequence ATGCTGACCAGGAGGATTATCCCCTGCCTCGACGTCACGGACGGACGAGTTGTCAAAGGGACCAGCTTCGTGGAGCACCGCGACGCCGGCGACCCGGTTGAGCTTGCCCGCCATTACTACGAAGAAGGCGCTGACGAACTGGTCTTCCTGGATATCACGGCGACACCTGAGGAACGGAACACGATGGTCAACGTGGTGGAACGGGTTGCCGAGCAGGTCTTTATGCCCCTGACGGTGGGTGGAGGACTGCGCGGTATTGATGATATGCGGCGTATGCTCATGGCCGGTGCCGACAAGGTGGCCATAGAATCGGCGGCGGTGCTCAATCCCGGCCTGATAACCGAAGGTGCCCGTAAATTCGGCAGCCAGTGCATCGTGGTATCAATCGATGCCAAGAGAGTGGCCGGGAGCAGCCCACCTCGCTGGGAGGTATACGTCTACAGCGGGCAGAGACCCACCGGGAAGGACGCCGTGGACTGGGCACGGAAGGCGGTTCAGCTTGGTGCCGGAGAAATACTGCTCAATAGTATGGATGCCGATGGTACCCAGGCGGGCTACGACCTGGAGCTGCTCCGCACCGTCTCGGAACTGGTCACGGTGCCGGTTGTCGCCAGCGGCGGCGCCGGGACACCGGAAGACCTCTACCAGGCCCTGGTACTGGGCAGGGCTGATGCTGTCCTTGCCGCCAGCATCTTCCACTACGGCATGTACTCCATTCGGGACACCAAGGAGTATCTCGCTGAGCGGGGTATCCCGGTCCGGCTCCACAAAGGACTGAAGAATAGCGGGTGA